A stretch of the Malus sylvestris chromosome 10, drMalSylv7.2, whole genome shotgun sequence genome encodes the following:
- the LOC126587673 gene encoding TMV resistance protein N-like, with translation MGSRIIITTRNERLLVQHDITLCHNVKVLDKGAALALFSLHAFKKNLPEDGFWELSTYFINYAGGLPLALETLGLALFKRRLDTWNSVWDNLSKIPNPAIFDKLKISYDGLEEWEKRIFLDVACFHKGKYTNEVIKMLDNSFGISSSSMIDVLIERSLIYQDHEKCIRMHDLIQEMAWTVIVQESKEPGQRSRLWLYNDIDHIFTTNTGTGAIEAISLRLLKVEEVRQWNCEAFSKMDGLRFLEFDNLIFSSGPKFLPCSLRIINWSWYPSNFLPTSFRPHLLAKLEMRNSNLVRLWEGKMDLPNLKHIDISNSYKLKSISDFSGIPNLERLILRDCKNLVEIHPSIAILKRLKHLLLNGCESINSLPSEVEMDSLETFDLDGCSNVKKIPEFGEQMKNVLRIHLDGTAIEKIPSSIGHLIGLKELHVRNCKNLLNLPRAICNLKSLRYLSASGCSKIDQLPGDMDHLEALCWGPTMTEPLVSMKNLKRLVFKTNSDIAACGSDGKARDGWGLRRLFGLEKSHPDPPPCWRLVLSSLNHLCSLTELSLENCNLREGDIPDDIGCLSLLGVLYLSRNNFVSLPESFRRLSKLFSLDLEGCISLKKLPPLPSNRGLRVNLDNCTSLRRLSGPSSFYGDYVTCRNCIALVQDEDLINRILIFVIEGLKVVIPGSEIPEWFINQSVGHSINVELPPPSCTNWLGIAFCVVFQDPKQNLANPAALCHYDRFEIWYSDAHFSHRVLINRIGSVASEHLWVFYLRRYRNQRREDCLQEQCLFETYFFDIEGQLKADLNMVKKCGARLVYEQDLKELNQKLLKRTREYRDKAAPSGPGSVSFNDTEKICKRRCN, from the exons ATGGGAAGTAGAATTATCATTACAACTAGAAATGAACGTCTGCTAGTCCAGCATGACATAACATTATGTCATAATGTCAAAGTGTTAGATAAAGGCGCAGCTCTTGCACTGTTTAGCCTTCATGCCTTTAAGAAAAATCTGCCTGAGGATGGGTTTTGGGAACTGTCAACGTATTTCATTAATTATGCTGGAGGCCTTCCATTAGCTCTTGAAACCTTGGGGTTAGCATTGTTTAAGAGAAGGCTAGATACTTGGAATAGTGTGTGGGATAATTTGTCAAAAATTCCTAATCCAGCAATTTTTGATAAACTTAAAATAAGTTATGATGGACTAGAAGAGTGGGAGAAGAGAATTTTTCTCGACGTTGCATGTTTCCACAAAGGGAAGTACACGAATGAAGTAATTAAAATGCTAGATAATTCTTTTGGAATCTCTAGTAGTAGTATGATAGATGTACTAATTGAGAGATCTCTCATCTATCAAGATCATGAAAAATGCATACGAATGCATGATTTGATTCAAGAAATGGCATGGACAGTTATTGTTCAAGAGTCTAAAGAGCCTGGTCAACGTAGTAGGTTGTGGCTTTACAATGACATTGATCATATATTTACGACGAATACG GGAACAGGAGCAATTGAAGCCATATCCTTACGCCTGCTCAAAGTAGAAGAGGTACGCCAGTGGAATTGCGAAGCCTTCTCAAAGATGGATGGATTGAGGTTTTTGGAATTCGataatttgatattttcttCAGGCCCCAAATTTCTTCCATGTTCCTTGAGAATTATAAATTGGAGTTGGTATCCTTCTAATTTTCTTCCAACCAGCTTTCGCCCGCACTTGCTTGCTAAACTTGAGATGCGTAATAGCAATCTTGTTCGTCTATGGGAGGGAAAAATG GACTTACCCAACTTAAAACATATTGATATTAGCAATTCCTATAAATTGAAGAGTATCTCAGATTTTAGTGGTATTCCAAATCTTGAGAGGTTGATCCTTCGAGATTGTAAAAATTTAGTTGAGATACACCCGTCTATTGCAATCCTCAAAAGACTTAAACATTTGCTTCTTAATGGCTGTGAAAGCATTAATAGCCTTCCAAGTGAGGTTGAAATGGATTCTCTTGAGACTTTCGATCTTGATGGCTGCTCAAATGTGAAAAAGATTCCAGAATTTGGGGAGCAGATGAAGAATGTATTGCGGATTCACTTAGATGGGACTGCGATCGAGAAAATACCTTCATCAATTGGACATCTGATTGGCCTCAAGGAATTGCATGTAAGGAATTGCAAAAATCTCTTGAACCTTCCAAGGGCGATTTGTAATTTGAAGTCTCTTAGATATCTCAGTGCGAGTGGATGCTCAAAGATTGACCAACTCCCAGGAGACATGGATCACTTAGAGGCGCTTTGCTGGGGACCCACTATGACAGAGCCGCTTGTGAGCATGAAAAATCTCAAACGTCTAGTATTTAAGACAAATTCTGACATAGCCGCTTGTGGATCGGATGGTAAAGCAAGGGATGGGTGGGGCCTTCGCCGCTTATTTGGACTTGAAAAGAGTCACCCTGATCCTCCTCCTTGTTGGCGTTTGGTGTTGTCTTCTCTAAATCATTTATGCTCTTTGACAGAGTTATCTCTAGAGAATTGTAATCTCCGGGAGGGGGATATCCCCGATGATATTGGCTGCTTGTCCTTACTGGGAGTATTGTATCTTAGTAGAAATAATTTCGTCAGTCTACCTGAAAGCTTTAGACGCCTTTCTAAACTTTTCAGTCTTGATCTGGAGGGGTGTATAAGCCTTAAAAAATTGCCTCCTCTTCCATCAAACAGAGGACTAAGAGTAAATCTGGACAATTGCACTTCCTTACGAAGGTTGTCAGGTCCATCCAGTTTTTATGGTGATTATGTCACTTGCCGGAATTGCATTGCATTGGTTCAAGATGAAGACTTGATTAATAGGATTCTAATATTTGTCATtgag GGATTGAAAGTTGTAATCCCTGGAAGTGAAATTCCAGAGTGGTTCATTAATCAAAGTGTGGGACATTCAATAAATGTGGAGCTTCCTCCACCATCATGTACCAACTGGCTTGGGATTGCCTTCTGTGTTGTTTTTCAAGACCCTAAGCAAAACTTGGCAAATCCAGCTGCCCTTTGTCATTATGATAGATTCGAAATTTGGTATTCAGATGCACATTTTAGCCATAGAGTTTTGATCAACCGCATAGGGTCTGTTGCGTCAGAACACCTGTGGGTATTTTATCTGCGTCGTTATAGAAATCAACGTCGTGAAGATTGTCTTCAGGAACAGTGTTTATTCGAAACTTATTTTTTTGATATCGAGGGACAACTAAAGGCAGACTTGAATATGGTGAAGAAGTGTGGGGCTCGTTTGGTGTACGAGCAAGATTTGAAAGAACTCAACCAAAAACTACTGAAACGAACACGCGAATATCGTGACAAGGCAGCTCCAAGTGGACCTGGAAGTGTTAGCTTCAACGACACAGAAAAAATTTGCAAAAGGCGTTGTAACTAG